GGCTTATGGAAACAAGGTGACAGTCTAGAGCTAAGGGACCCATCAATGGACTCATGCCCAAATGATGaagtttcaaaatttattcacGTTGGTCTCCTATGTGTGCAAGAGTATGCAGTAGATAGACCTACCATGTCAGAAGTAATATCCATGCTTACAAGCGATATCATGTTTTTACCTGATCCAAAACAACCTGCATACTGTATTTCAAGAAGTGAAGTTGGGTCATCACAACCTCATGGAAGGTCGGATATGGGTTCatcaaattgtgtatctatgACTGTGATGGAAGCTAGATAAAGAGACTACTTTCACGTTCCATCAGATGGTATTCATTATTCAATAGGGATCCTAGAAATGCTATGTGCATGGGGAGAATCTTGTTGAATCTAGGAAGAGTTTGGATACATTTTTTTCCACAAGAAActatttattcatttctttattttagaCTATCTAAATGGATGTAAATAcgcaaaaatataaatttctGATTGTAACACCAAGAAGTCGGTCTTGTGGAACTAGTATTTGTGTCAATGGACATTGATGTGAGTTTTCGAGTAAAGGGTACACATTTCATCCAAAAACAATTAACATTCAATTTCAATACCAAATAACTCATTAAACATAGCATAATCCGTTGAACTCATACAGTGGGCCGGAGAGCACTTAGACCTACAGAAACACTACAAGTAGAAGACCATCAATTGAGTGGACCTTTAAAGTGAAGgtaaaacaaaaaggaagcAATCCAGATTTAACCAGAGTGCAGAGACAGATTAAATATTGTTCTTATCTGGGTCAATCTTCTCAGGAGATTCCTCCTCTTGCTCTtgctcctcttcttcttcctccttcttctcctcctcgtCTTCGTCTTCTTCGGGAGGGTCATATGGCATTGGAGGTGGCAAAGGTGTTTTCATAGGACTGAACTGGGGGAAGATGTCAGGTCTACGCCCTGGCTTAGGCCTCTCCCACTCCTACAACGCAATTACGCAAACCAAATACAAATTAGCACCAAAAATTTCAAGCCAATCCAAATTCCAGAGACCACAGAAGTtggatttttgtttattgGGTTTTGTACAGAAAGTGAGCAGGCAGAGGAAGGAGGAGCATACTTACAATTGGGAAATCGAGAGGGTTGCGGCGAGTGAGTTTCTCCTCATCTGGGGCCATACACACCACCTGGGTCCTCCGAAGCCGTCGAGAATCGAACCATGAAGCAGAGGATGAAGATGACGAGCTTGCTGAGGCTAAAGGAAATTGCTTTCTCCAACTCGACCAACCACTCCAAGAAGGAGGTACACTACCCAGCGTTGAGAGGCAGCTCGACGCCATCACTCGTCTTCTTTCTTCAGCTGCTTCTTTGAGTTCTAGTTTGGGCTTCTCGTCTTTCAAGGTCTTGAGCTGCCTCTAAGCCTATAACGACTGACACTGTATATCGAGCAGGCCAGGCCAAGGCCAACCGCCTTACCCACAAGCTCGACGCCTCTGCCTCTCCCTCTACCTGTCTTCTATTTCTTTCTGTAAGCCCTCTCTACCCACAGTTCTTCCTTGATTTCCTCACCCTTTTTAGTCATTTACTTATTTATCGATTATTTGTGGTTATTTTTTAGACCGGCTAGAACAATTTAAGcccaaacccaacccatttaattGACCTCTGTTCCATGGCACAAAAAAAGGCCCAAAATATTACTTTAGCAATTGGCCCATTATGAAACCAAcaagatctttcattttggtggttcaatatttttatcaaacaaaCATACATAGACAGAATAAAGAGCACAAAGTTGGTAAGGGAACCACAATCAAAGAGCTTAATCTGAATTGGGGTGTAATGACTTTCAGCTTCTTATTCTCCACTTTCCCATGCGCTTTCTTGCTAGCAGTGATTTAGACCTCGGAGGTATTCGCCTTTCCTCATCACTACTTTCACTATCCAACACAATTACTGCCTCAGACTCGGATATTGCTGGTCCTTCTGATTCCTTTTGTTTAATCACTTTGGTAATTTCGCAATTGTAACCTTGTTTAGATTGCTGCTTCTCATCCCACCTCAAGTTTTGTTCTTGCTTCGGAACGGACTTGGATGGATATGAAGAGACACTCTTCTGGGACAGTGGAAGCATGTTTCCACTATTCTTCGCTTCCAATTGATCTATCCCACATTTTGTATAACTCACATTTATACCCCCATTCTTTGATACTGCATCAGAATTCTCAGTCACCTGTGGCGCCACATTCTCCTTGTCAACCTTTCCATGTGACTCTGATAAGCCTCTAAACCCCAGCCAAAGCTTCTTGCAACTTGTACCAATGAAGCCATTTCCAATTCCATCAACCAAATCTTTATGTGGTTGCAATTTGGTGACACTGCCAAGGGCTGGCGCCATTGGCAAGGGCTCAGACAAAGCATTGCAATGGGACCGAGAGGGCGACAGTTGAGGGATAACGATGTTTTCATCAATCATTTTGGATGTGTTCAAAGAACCCAACGACAGATTGTTGCCAAACTTACGCACCCTCTTTGATCTCATGCCTATGTTGTCATCTGCCAATTTACTTTCTTGACTCTGATGAAGCCCTTGCTTGTGACTGTTTCCAGATTGTGGCACCAATGATCCTGAAGAGGGCACAGGAAGGCTTTGTGGTTTGAGTGATGAACGATGATTATATGGCACCTCATTCTCCATATCATTATCACTTTTCTTCTGGAATTGGCCGAGGGATTCTAATGATAACTTCCTTCTGCTCCCACATAGCTTCTTCTCCTGACTTTGATTGCATTTATCAAGGGTATCTTTCACTGCCTTTTCtgttccttcttcttctatctGGTTTCCAAAATCAGAGAGAAAGAGCTGGTCCTTAGGGACTGGATTCCCTTCCTCATTAGCATCCCTTTTCTTGGTTTGGCCTGAAGCCTCCAATGACAACTTCCTGCTACCCCAAATTACCTTCTTATCACTTACAACAAACTCATCTGCTTCATGTTTTGGCTCATGCTTTGTTGTTTCAACCTCCAGCTGCACCTGGGGAGATACAAGAAacagggaaagaaaaaaaaattaacaattttGAATAGCTTGTATCCGAGAGTAAAGCTTCACAACCAAATAAATCTAAGATAAAGTGACAGTACTGTGATTGGATTTGCATTGCTGTGAAATTGAGTGTCACAAACATTCCCAGTAGCATATTTCTGAGTCATAGATCGAGCTTTCTGGTCAAAAGCTTGTCTGTTGTATTTAAACTCCCTACTCTGCGCATCCAAACatagaaaaattgaacttgtTAAGCAGTAATTGGCATCCCCAAATCCCAACCATCTACTGAATATGagcatataatatatatatatatatatatctacaaTTCATCACATGAACACTCACCGCTTCACACATCAGGCCATCATCAGGATTGGGCTCACTCAATAACAATCCAATGCTTGTAAGCACGGTTGAAATGTTCAATGACGGTTGCCACGCCCCCTGCACAGATATAAATTAACCTAACCCTCACTATAAATTGATCGatgaacaaaacagaaaactttCACGTCACAACCTGAAACCAGACTATCCTCAGTGACAGTATACATTaacactttttcttttttacaataGCGATATTCTAAACTAGTCTTATATACGAGGAGGAGGTGTTCGAACCTCAAGTGCAAAGGGGCGGTTTATAATGCCCTTGGCTAACTCGCTTAACCCGCATTTGCCATTAGCACTTTTTTCGGGGACATCGAAAAATTCACTCACCTTCGGAGGAAGATTGAGAATGTCGAGGCAAATTCGGCCTCCGTTGTCGATATTCGGGTGGTAAATCGGCGTAGCAAAGGTCACGCTTGGAGGCTGAAACGGGTacctgaaaattttaaaattttaaagatctgtaaccccaaaaaaaaaaaatcagaaaattctCAACTAAGCATCACAACTTCAACCAACCTCTCGGGTACTTGAATCTTAATTTTGAATAGACCTTCGGCGTACACAGTTCCTTCTGGGCCTTTAATTTctgaaacaaaagcaaaaacttTCGTTAATgtcaacttctttttttttttttttctcgatAACCAAACGCGGTGTTAGATAAATCTGAAAAGGGACGCGAATTGGGAAGCTTACGGGCGTCGATGGTTGTTAGggatgaagaggaagagaggagagggAAAGAAGCACCCGGAGGAGGGTCGGTGAGGAGGAGCTTGAGCTCCTTCTGCAATCGGAGGTTGAGCCTCGCAGCTTGAGCCATATCGCGTCTCTGCTTTTGCTTGCTTGCCTCTCCAGTCTAGCTTCTCTGCGAATTTGGAACAGTAATTGTGAAAAAAGCGCGGGCGCTGTGGGATTGGgaattggaaatttgggaagAAGAGATTGATCTTGGCCGTTCATATTTCATTTCTTAGATGTATATTGGGACGGTTAAGATCCAATCACGTAGTGTGTGAGCCgatgaaaaaagagaaaaatgaatGTTGAGAGTGGGATTTGAACCCACGCCCTTTCGGACCAGAACCTTAATCTGGCGCCTTAGACCAACTCGGCCATCTCAACTTGATGTTAAATTTCGCACACAAATCTTTTATATTAATAACTCATTCTTTTGTCTTACAAATCAAAAACAGCCACCTAGCAAAGACTACAAATCCACACAACTTAGAGATGTCAAAATTAATTGTCAAGCAAACAATatagataatatatatgcaataacaaaaagaaaatagatcATATATgttctttaaattttgtgcAACTCGATGATTTGACTCGAACCAATTTTAATTCAATCGAAGTTTAAACTTATAGGACAACTTGTGAAACCGATCTAATTAGTGAAACTCGAGTTAGATGTTATGAGACAATAAATATTAGGTTCATGTATGATGTATATTCGAAAATTGATACTTCATCTCAATTCACAATCCAATCACCTAACTGATGACAACCTACACTTATAACTTTGTTAAAGCTTGAGTTGAGTTTATTCAAACATGTTCAAGCTTGGCCTCACAGTCACAACCTACAATGTTTgcacttttaatttaaagattACGCGTAAGATGTTTTAAAATaagatgatgatgaatgaAGTACGTAAATTAATACAAttcccttctattgagggacctttaatataattttatttgagaaacACTCTTTAAGGCCTactatgaattttatttaacaattcaatctgtctattttttaagtcttcattcattgatcatttttgtaaaaaaatcaagcaACTCAAAAATTGTTAAGACATTTAGCTGTGCCTAACAAAATTGATGAATAAGATGCTCTAAGAAAACACTAAAATAACAATCCTTTAATTGAGTAGTCAAACAGATTCATATTCAAGTAATTTTGTGCATAGATGATTTTGAATGAATACCTAGAAAATAGATGATTTTGAtaattgaaatacaatgtATGGTGGATCCTACAAgagtatccctcaaataaaagcCTTTATGCACTAGATAATGATTATTTAACATCGAGGGACAGACCTAAAAATGGCAATTGActattgattttttatttccttataTGAAAGTTTAGACATTACATCGATAGCCTAATcatgcttttttgttttgactaAGCTAAGATACATAACTCTCTATTTGCATTTTGAAATCCTAAATTGTGCTCAACATGTGATTTTGTGGACCCTATATATGATCATTAAGTGTTGAAGAAGCTAAAGGGAGTACAAATACAACCATTCATAAgcacatttaatttgaatCCTTGAGCCAAATGAAGATTCCAAGtggaatttttaaataaattttaaacttttacCGACAAAATAccaattcaaattcaacttttCCCTCCTACTAATACCATTCATCATATTTTTCCCATATATTACAAATGTGGACCTCCCAAAACGATCCATTTTAATAAGTGACCCGTGACTTATGGGCTTTGCTTAAAAAATGGGCTACACCATCCGACGTCCAATTTTCCAGACGGAGACAATCCATAATCTAACGGTGAATCATCGACGGTGCATAGATAATCGAAGACTCGCGATGTAGCGAATCGGACAATACACTCAACGACGTGCAGACCACCTTACCCGCTCGAGGCAATTGACGGTTTGAATAAGCGACACGTGTCCCCGCCATTCATCCTCTTGCTTCGTTTGTCGTCCCCATAGCGCACCTCGAATCGGCTGCCCCACCCCCCACCCTCTCtttttcaaagtttcaaaatCTCCCTGTGTCTCTCGCACgctctgtttgtttgtttaacgCGAaaactggaaaagaaaaagttcgagaaaaagaaaaaaaacatcttccaACCACCATCACTACTGCAACAGCAGCTTCTCTCAGAAGCTTTCTCTCACTGATACATAAAGTGTATTGGAGCTTTGTACGGCCAGCTGAGCCGATAGAGAGGGAGAGTTGGAGACGAAGATGAATGTGGTGGGGAGACAGATGGCGCGATCTAATTCGGCGATGCACCACCAGCGTCAGTACTCGGACAACTTCATGGACGCCTCCTCCAAGTGGCTCCAGTCCTCCAGTCTCTCACAGGTCCTCAtcttatattaaattttgcaAATTTGCCCCTCGTTGAGCTCACAATTACTTAACCATTCCTTCCTTCGTATGAAAAGCTCACATTCTCAGAGATTTTGGTTGCAGGACTTTGAGTTGTACGGCTCGAAAACGAGCAGGAATAATCAGAGAAGTGTTCGTGAGCGATCACCGGACGCTTCGATTGCATCGCGATCGTCGACCACGAGAAGGAACGGTGATGATCGAGTTTCGCCCAGTGAGCTCAGCCCCGGCTTGCTTGATCTGCATTCCTTTGACACCGAGTTATTGCCTGAGGTTTGTCCCCTTACTTCTAAAagttgtactttttttttttcctcttgatCAGAAATTTCGCTAAATTCTATGTTGTCTCTTTTACATTGATTAGAGACTGAAATGTGGATTTAAGTTTACTTTTTCATAAATGCCCtgctttttttcatttttttaaaagcttaGACCTCACATTTCTCTGCCTTGATCCAAtgtaatacttttttttaaaattaaaaaaaataaattgttgatTGATGTTTGGCATCGGTAGATGCCCGTTTCAGGCCAATCTAACGGGCACC
Above is a genomic segment from Prunus dulcis chromosome 7, ALMONDv2, whole genome shotgun sequence containing:
- the LOC117633641 gene encoding histone acetyltransferase KAT6B-like, giving the protein MASSCLSTLGSVPPSWSGWSSWRKQFPLASASSSSSSSASWFDSRRLRRTQVVCMAPDEEKLTRRNPLDFPIEWERPKPGRRPDIFPQFSPMKTPLPPPMPYDPPEEDEDEEEKKEEEEEEQEQEEESPEKIDPDKNNI
- the LOC117633622 gene encoding uncharacterized protein LOC117633622, which codes for MAQAARLNLRLQKELKLLLTDPPPGASFPLLSSSSSLTTIDAQIKGPEGTVYAEGLFKIKIQVPERYPFQPPSVTFATPIYHPNIDNGGRICLDILNLPPKGAWQPSLNISTVLTSIGLLLSEPNPDDGLMCEASREFKYNRQAFDQKARSMTQKYATGNVCDTQFHSNANPITVQLEVETTKHEPKHEADEFVVSDKKVIWGSRKLSLEASGQTKKRDANEEGNPVPKDQLFLSDFGNQIEEEGTEKAVKDTLDKCNQSQEKKLCGSRRKLSLESLGQFQKKSDNDMENEVPYNHRSSLKPQSLPVPSSGSLVPQSGNSHKQGLHQSQESKLADDNIGMRSKRVRKFGNNLSLGSLNTSKMIDENIVIPQLSPSRSHCNALSEPLPMAPALGSVTKLQPHKDLVDGIGNGFIGTSCKKLWLGFRGLSESHGKVDKENVAPQVTENSDAVSKNGGINVSYTKCGIDQLEAKNSGNMLPLSQKSVSSYPSKSVPKQEQNLRWDEKQQSKQGYNCEITKVIKQKESEGPAISESEAVIVLDSESSDEERRIPPRSKSLLARKRMGKWRIRS